In one Cryptococcus deuterogattii R265 chromosome 11, complete sequence genomic region, the following are encoded:
- a CDS encoding hydrolase: protein MAIPLPDTSSVPSRALDALQEDALLPICKTCGTQYPSSRDDCPICEDPRQWVPASGQAWTSLAELGSKSKHSLLPDKEDVRISHIVTEPAFAIGQTPFLIETAGGSYIWECAAFLSLGLIGHLSELKKPLKAMAISHPHFFSTSLTWSRALNIPLYICAADKEWYSRMGDLKDSDNLRLWSGEAELGPGVKLVQCGGHFPGSCVFYWDRLSEPPPSPSNLPTKPTPVSGIIFTSDTLMVQPNQTHFTFAWSIPNMIPMRPKAVLRIKECLKGIDYRQATSSWPERWIREDAKKALEESIVRYLGAEGWRFEGDRLIELATQ, encoded by the exons ATGGCGATCCCCCTCCCAGACACATCTTCAGTCCCCTCTCGCGCTCTGGACGCCCTTCAAGAAGACGCCCTTCTACCGATATGTAAAACATGTGGAACGCAGTACCCTTCTTCGCGTGATGATT GTCCAATATGCGAAGATCCAAGGCAATGGGTCCCAGCAAGCGGACAGGCGTGGACGTCGCTTGCCGAGCTGGGGTCAAAGTCCAAACACTCACTCTTGCCTGACAAGGAAGACGTTAGAATCTCCCATATTGTCACTGAGCCAGCATTTGCCATTGGCCAAACGC CGTTTTTGATAGAAACGGCAGGAGGATCATATATTTGGGAATGCGCGGCATTTCTTTCACTGGGTCTGATCGGACATTTGTCAGAGCTTAAAAAACCTCTGAAAGCTATGGCAAtatctcatcctcat TTCTTCTCCACGTCACTGACGTGGTCACGCGCCCTCAACATTCCACTCTATATCTGTGCGGCTGATAAAGAATGGTATAGCAGAATGGGAGATCTCAAGGACAGTGACAACTTGAGGCTCTGGTCAGGAGAAGCGGAACTTGGGCCAGGAGTCAAGCTCGTTCAATGTGGCGG GCATTTTCCCGGATCATGCGTATTTTACTGGGACCGTCTCTCCGaacctcctccctctccttctaATCTCCCTACTAAACCAACTCCTGTATCCGGCATAATCTTCACCTCTGATACGTTAATGGTACAGCCTAATCAAACTCACTTTACCTTTGCATGGTCTATACCCAACATGATCCCCATGCGTCCTAAAGCTGTCCTGAGGATTAAGGAGTGTCTGAAGGGGATAGATTACCGTCAGGCGACGAGTAGCTGGCCGGAAAGATGGATTCGGGAAGACGCCAAAAAAGCCTTGGAAGAGAGTATTGTAAGATATCTCGGGGCcgaaggatggagattTGAAGGTGATAGATTGATCGAGCTCGCCACCCAATAA
- a CDS encoding vacuolar membrane-associated protein IML1: protein MPPPTPESASRPSKGRTRSSTIVGTGLLPPGSLQAGPPAVDISASSFRVTTNPQASAATEALSSLAGSIIKPKLRETSADHMRATSWPSPPAPVITSMPSAPAVPTKGSMEGGVLDLSLLNKDKDSVALLLYTYKPLLHNTGASANPAHPSPLPSSAASPNAPSSQVTINYAALPWSAQPGDYLEIRQLNRTQLKVPTASTCIQGMEGEKPKKVKRPPALEDVKTGKGREGYVFRLGEDSPTANIHQIQVPDSVATAFGFQNRLEVEVRKIHDKESAHADYVEFYFSQYLGRADMWRLGMSLEGTTLHVGEKVSLAGGAVRAEVNFIIRDEKSKDGIGKPKRYSSGIVTAKTKTIFRSKSAQAYLFIQLCEETWQFDEDGERYVEKVVHGYLPELFARWADKGTSHVVTIIFFARIFYRDDEVEYLRKHDMVNMLSQDYSGQWYKDFFKVAVDLERRNDWMSSLPEIKRQLEKSEREILLDYHLGLLKAKGVAEEEVKIVGKWCFAYQGNVLEAINLALNPFDEHYVDRDLSRTGLSITIVTPSTGHFAVDKNLLRLTTERMVDHGMSVDFVCLTKMPLHSVPLFSYVSHRPKEPVQHEDGIIAKARPVVPDLLYFDANSSQAKDTELADCYSLPSWVSTSFYAVTHDKPFREDRFVARCKMYDIQMLGILDHNLTTVTVPLLNVDDTPMPRRPLTVDDRKAIRESFDQSIFGGVSDSAKVGSSPLDSAPASVTASYQSARLLAEKAKGSASSMSLSKPKGSDIVNSSRLSPIKAASEFDDINLGKKTTPGSPSPEPSSLSLRRSLRRSRSPTKMVQVVQTSAVANGLNKDSPSLLTDSRPGSPTTMARSISPVPPLPPTREHGDLPLPPGDSLPVSALIERNSSPARRSVRSNTTNREYSGSGASTPKGTPARSLRNQPSKGFIPSWVFNSFKPLLTASKPSFAVPAMENVARTDVATGDDNRPSSPSPSVGSLRGRPSKGGPNPKPIITPSTPSPSRGQKPPLKPVKSIQIQSQTQAQGTQPLPIVAPSASRLPSPSEEDALSRSLRNKGHGLSRSPEDSSLRAQSNALVQSSRHFTVNPCKPSAETIDRVRDAGGRRWRFVLPTLTQQHIVQWPSLIAPACLPLTTDFLPDQKQSDELYTTGTYTVQCYLEEGQFLIRSDAAEINLSLAMMREMVSQRLSQNFQVIVQPHELTEPEKPRPLPIHLEKDADIGVELVSGGASEVLKKGQGAIWLSWANHIHRLLFHPTKPEIVVHWMTRKITHQTESVQWKGLVWPSGMKGYQEAFATFAYPDVSMKINYNHLDHLINGERTDFGPLRHWRTRFILIPSGREPPTFPGLMPKNENLGSNDLLWLGAQKVIETLNRYLLKRPEGTPQQRSLKIVATTFDPSTCVLDEELMMDLARQIHGDSSGDKKKKLEGMTLANVAELMCQPDNGLVIRTRWWESRQHVSSFNGFELREWLQNTFEDVTSREKAQEWAAELTNKGLIEHVTKSHGFLDYWHLYYRLREPYNHMYSHLAKKESKNKSWFSTSSKGSRAAPPSLTGSQASSSTVIAAAVADPSQATTDLTTSQSGKDPVVGEQDQSSLAKIYLKVHKGELKNGGKKRKIMMTQKRVLDLDPGRKSDRAEVAILHADVVHNARNAFHFELNWLGVTAALLEELRQKLSAQAERYGLRFVETPVEQIADIPKKCVYRTPIPIRLALAPPIIPDLHTRLVAVAHGTGQAENYFEYSILTKKFGFVLDVEATDRYPENIEVVYSYRKDDVKYTYSQFCHKTGLALVQCVGGEAGFLWSDNRLVVSAPTRKGVGNRVDEARALRKELEDFCSDTDQLSKFYEEVLPPPPSTGEITPEERQEEFEAKVDEEEEQPAPQEKTEF from the exons ATGCCTCCCCCTA CCCCAGAGTCCGCCTCAAGGCCGTCGAAGGGCCGTACAAGGTCTTCGACTATAGTTGGAACTgggcttcttcctccaggaAGCTTACAAGCGGGTCCACCAGCCGTCGACATCTCTGCATCTTCCTTTCGAGTAACAACTAATCCCCAAGCGTCCGCTGCCACAGAAGCACTGTCGAGCTTGGCCGGAAGCATCATAAAGCCTAAGTTGCGAGAGACAAGTGCAGACCACATGCGAGCAACATCATGGCCCAGTCCACCTGCACCTGTCATCACTTCCATGCCCTCCGCTCCTGCTGTACCTACAAAAGGTAGTATGGAAGGGGGGGTACTGGATCTGTCACTCTTAAATAAAGACAAAGATAGTGTTGCCTTGCTTCTATACACCTACAAACCTCTGCTCCACAATACGGGTGCGAGTGCCAACCCTGCCCATCCTTCGCCATTGCCATCCTCTGCGGCCTCTCCTAATGCCCCTTCATCCCAGGTCACTATCAATTATGCCGCGTTGCCGTGGAGTGCTCAGCCAGGAGACTATCTTGAAATCCGTCAATTAAACCGGACACAACTGAAAGTCCCCACCGCTTCTACGTGTATTCAGGGAATGGAGGGAGAAAAGCCAAAAAAGGTCAAAAGGCCGCCAGCTCTGGAAGATGTGAAGACTggcaagggaagagaaggttACGTTTTCAGacttggagaagatagTCCTACAGCAAATATACACCAAATCCAAGTACCTGACTCGGTCGCGACTGCATTTGGTTTTCAAAACAGACTAGAAGTGGAAGTCCGAAAA ATTCATGACAAGGAGTCTGCCCATGCAGACTATGTTGAATTTTACTTTTCACAATATCTTGGTCGAGCCGACATGTGGCGCCTTGGTATGTCGCTTGAGGGCACTACCCTGCACGTGGGCGAAAAGGTTTCTCTTGCTGGTGGAGCTGTTCGAGCCGAGGTCAATTTTATTATTCGCGATGAGAAATCCAAGGACGGCATCGGCAAACCCAAAAGGTACTCCAGCGGCATCGTTACTGCCAAGACAAAGACCATTTTTAGAAGTAAGAGTGCGCAAGCGTATCTGTTTATTCAGCTTTGTGAAGAGACCTGGCAgttcgatgaggatggagagaggtATGTCGAGAAAGTGGTCCATG GTTACCTACCAGAGCTTTTTGCCCGATGGGCTGACAAAGGTACCTCTCATGTTGTCACCATCATATTTTTCGCCCGCATATTTTACCGCGATGATGAGGTCGAGTACCTTCGCAAACATGACATGGTCAATATGCTGAGCCAGGACTACTCTGGCCAGTGGTATAAAGATTTCTTCAAGGTCGCTGTCGATCTTGAGCGGCGAAACGATTGGATGAGCTCTTTACCTGAGATCAAGAGGCAACTGGAAAAAAGCGAAAGGGAAATACTTCTGGATTACCATCTAGGATTGCTGAAAGCGAAAGGTGttgcggaagaagaagtaaaaATCGTCGGCAAATGGTGTTTCGCCTACCAAGGTAATGTCCTCGAAGCCATCAACCTCGCCCTAAATCCTTTCGACGAGCACTATGTCGACCGTGATCTATCCCGTACCGGTCTATCCATTACAATCGTGACCCCAAGTACCGGTCACTTTGCAGTCGACAAGAATCTACTACGTTTGACAACGGAGAGAATGGTCGACCACGGTATGAGCGTCGACTTTGTTTGTCTTACCAAGATGCCACTACATAGTGTACCGCTTTTCAGCTATGTGTCCCACAGGCCCAAAGAACCTGTCCAGCACGAAGATGGAATAATCGCAAAGGCTAGACCGGTCGTTCCGGATTTGCTGTACTTTGATGCTAATTCATCACAAGCCAAGGATACTGAGCTTGCCGACTGCTACT CTCTGCCTTCATGGGTCAGCACATCTTTCTATGCCGTAACGCATGACAAGCCTTTTCGCGAAGATCGATTTGTCGCCCGCTGCAAGATGTACGACATCCAGATGCTCGGTATCCTAGATCATAACCTTACCACTGTCACGGTTCCCCTTCTCAATGTCGACGATACACCCATGCCTCGCCGGCCGCTTACAGTCGATGATAGAAAAGCCATCAGGGAATCGTTTGACCAATCCATCTTTGGTGGGGTATCTGATTCAGCCAAGGTAGGATCTTCGCCTCTTGACTCGGCACCGGCAAGTGTCACGGCTAGCTATCAGTCCGCCAGGTTACTGGCCGAGAAAGCCAAAGGGAGCGCTAGCTCCATGTCATTGTCGAAACCAAAAGGATCGGACATTGTAAACTCATCCCGGTTATCACCCATTAAGGCAGCGAGTGAATTTGATGACATTAATCTGGGCAAAAAAACGACACCAGGGAGCCCTTCCCCAGAACCATCGTCACTGTCATTGAgaaggagcttgagaaggtCGCGATCGCCGACCAAAATGGTTCAAGTCGTTCAGACATCTGCCGTTGCGAATGGGTTGAACAAAGACTCGCCATCTCTACTTACAGATAGCCGCCCCGGATCCCCGACCACTATGGCGCGTTCCATTTCGCCCGTtccacctctccctcccacAAGAGAACATGGCGATTTACCCTTGCCTCCTGGTGACTCTTTGCCCGTTTCTGCCTTGATCGAGCGAAACTCGTCTCCAGCTCGAAGGTCAGTTAGGTCAAATACGACTAACCGCGAATACTCAGGTTCTGGGGCCTCAACCCCAAAGGGCACTCCTGCAAGAAGCCTCAGGAACCAGCCTAGTAAAGGTTTTATTCCAAGCTGGGTATTCAACAGTTTCAAGCCACTGCTGACAGCCTCCAAACCAAGTTTTGCGGTACCAGCAATGGAAAATGTGGCACGGACAGATGTCGCGACCGGTGATGACAACAGACCCAGctcgccttctccttctgttgGATCACTTAGGGGAAGGCCATCAAAAGGAGGGCCTAATCCGAAGCCAATCATCACACCCAGtaccccttctccttctcgtgGTCAAAAACCTCCTCTCAAACCTGTGAAGAGTATCCAGATACAGTCTCAGACCCAAGCCCAAGGTACACAACCTTTACCCATTGTAGctccttcagcttctcgTCTCCCCTCGCcgagtgaagaagatgccTTGTCGCGATCTCTCCGTAACAAAGGGCATGGTTTATCCCGCTCCCCCGAagactcttctcttcgtgCCCAAAGCAACGCCCTCGTTCAGTCTTCTCGACACTTTACCGTCAATCCTTGCAAGCCCTCCGCTGAAACTATAGACCGCGTCCGCGACGCCGGTGGTCGTCGATGGCGGTTCGTCCTACCAACTTTGACTCAACAGCACATTGTTCAGTGGCCTAGCCTCATTGCACCTGCATGTCTGCCGTTGACTACAGATTTTTTACCCGATCAAAAGCAGAGTGATGAGTTGTACACGACGGGAACATATACAGTGCAATGCTATCTGGAAGAAGGCCAGTTTTTGATCAGAAGTGATGCTGCGGAGATTAATTTGTCGTTGGCAatgatgagagagatggtATCTCAGAGACTTTCAC AGAACTTCCAGGTCATCGTTCAACCGCACGAATTGACCGAGCCAGAAAAGCCTCGACCATTGCCCATTCATCTCGAAAAGGACGCTGACATTGGCGTGGAGTTAGTTTCAGGAGGCGCTTCTGAGGTACTGAAGAAAGGACAGGGAGCAATCTGGCTCTCATGGGCTAATCATATTCATCGACTCTTGTTCCATCCAACAAAGCCTGAAATCGTAGTGCATTGGATGACGCGAAAGATTACACACCAAACTGAATCGGTACAGTGGAAAGGACTTGTATGGCCGAGCGGAATGAAGGGTTATCAGGAAGCTTTTGCTACGTTTGCATATCCT GATGTTTCGATGAAGATCAATTATAATCACCTTGATCATCTCATCAACGGCGAACGTACCGACTTTGGACCGCTTCGTCACTGGCGAACtcgcttcatcctcattccaTCGGGACGTGAACCTCCCACTTTCCCTGGTCTCATGCCCAAGAACGAAAACCTCGGATCTAATGATCTTTTGTGGCTGGGAGCCCAAAAGGTGATAGAAACCCTCAATCGGTATTTGCTGAAGCGACCCGAAGGCACGCCTCAACAAAGATCGCTCAAAATCGTCGCCACCACATTTGATCCTTCGACATGTGTGTTAGACGAGGAGTTAATGATGGACTTGGCCAGACAAATACATGGCGACTCGTCCGGGgataaaaagaagaagcttgagggTATGACCTTGGCGAACGTGGCCGAATTAATGTGCCAACCGGACAATGGTTTAGTGATTAGGACACGATGGTGGGAGT CGAGGCAACATGTATCGTCTTTCAACGGTTTTGAGCTGAGAGAATGGCTGCAAAATACCTTCGAGGATGTTACTAGCAGAGAGAAGGCACAAGAATGGGCGGCTGAGCTGACGAATAAGGGTTTGATTG AACATGTCACCAAGTCACATGGTTTCTTAGACTACTGGCATTTGTATTACCGGCTTCGAGAACCCTACAACCATATGTACAGTCACTTGGCTaagaaggagagcaagAACAAATCATGGTTCTCAACGAGTTCCAAGGGATCTCGTGCAGCGCCTCCAAGCTTGACAGGCTCACAagcctcctcctctaccGTCATCGCCGCCGCCGTCGCCGATCCCAGTCAAGCTACAACTGATCTGACTACCTCCCAATCTGGAAAGGATCCTGTTGTCGGCGAGCAAGATCAGTCCTCACTGGCTAAGATCTACTTGAAAGTGCATAAAGGCGAGCTTAAGAATGgcgggaaaaagagaaagattaTGATGACTCAGAAAAGGGTGTTGGACCTTGATCCCGGCCGAAAGAGTGACAGAGCAGAGGTGGCCATCCTGCACGCCGATGTTGTTCACAACGCGAGGAATGC TTTCCATTTTGAGCTTAATTGGCTGGGTGTTACTGCTGCTCTTTTGGAGGAATTGCGTCAAAAACTTTCCGCTCAAGCAGAACGATATGGCCTTCGCTTCGTCGAGACCCCAGTTGAGCAAATAGCAGATATCCCCAAAAAGTGCGTTTATCGTACACCCATCCCTATCCGCCTTGCACTTGCTCCTCCAATAATCCCAGACCTTCATACTCGACTGGTTGCTGTTGCTCACGGCACCGGCCAAGCGGAGAATTACTTTGAGTATTCAATCCTTACTAAGAAGTTTGGCTTCGTCCTGGATGTCGAAGCTACAGACCGATACCCAGAGAACATTGAGGTCGTATACTCATATCGCAAAGACGATGTCAAATATACCTATTCGCAATTCTGTCACAAGACAGGGTTAGCTTTAGTTCAGTGTGTTGGCGGCGAGGCAGGGTTCTTATGGAGTGACAATCGATTGGTGGTGTCGGCTCCTACTAGAAAGGGTGTGGGAAACAGAGTCGACGAAGCTCGAGCTTTAAGAAAGGAGTTAGAAGACTTCTGTTCAGATACAGACCAATTGAGCAAGTTTTACGAGGAAGTGctacctccaccgcctAGCACGGGGGAGATCACCCCTGAGGAAAGGCAAGAGGAATTTGAAGCcaaggttgatgaggaggaagaacaacCTGCCCCACAGGAGAAGACTGAATTTTAG
- a CDS encoding vacuolar-sorting protein SNF7 yields the protein MSGWMSYFTGRKDTRESARDAIVGLRQQLLMLEKKEEFLQKKIDEEMKKAKANATSNKRLAMAALRQKKAHENELDRIAGTRLTLETQVNAIESANLNAETMVAMKKGADALKGIHSNLTAEGVDATMDKIREQMDLTNEISDAISNPVGMGIVLDEDDLKEELDALEQEQLDDRLAGADRVPSHLPASPVGQTTGRVAVEEDEDDEEAQLRQLQAELAM from the exons ATGTCCGGCTGGATGTCCTATTTTACAGGTCGCAAAGACACTCGAGAATCAGCTCGAGATGCCATTGTCGGCCTACGCCAACAGTTATTGATGCtcgaaaagaaggaagagttcttgcagaagaagatcgatgaggaaatgaagaaggcgaaggctAATGCCACCAGCAATAAGAGAT TGGCTATGGCGGCTCTTagacagaagaaggcacACGAGAACGAACTTGATAGAATCGCTGGCACAAGATTGACTCTTGAGACTCAA GTGAACGCTATAGAATCAGCCAATTTGAATGCGGAGACAATGGTGgcaatgaagaagggtgcgGATGCTCTCAAGGGTATCCACAGCAATCT TACTGCCGAAGGTGTCGATGCTACAATGGACAAGATCAGGGAGCAAATGGACCTTACCAACGAGATTTCCGATGCCATTTCCAATCCCGTGGGCATGGGCATTGTTCTCGATGAA GATGATCTTAAAGAAGAACTGGACGCTCTCGAACAAGAACAGCTTGACGATCGGCTTGCGGGGGCAGACCGCGTGCCAAGTCACCTTCCTGCGTCTCCCGTTGGACAAACGACGGGCC GTGTCgcagtggaagaagacgaggacgacgaagaagccCAGCTTCGTCAACTTCAGGCCGAACTTGCCATGTAA